From the genome of Sphingomonas sp. HMP6, one region includes:
- a CDS encoding XdhC family protein: protein MPDNDTVLTAARTWKGEPLALATVVSTWGSAPRPRGSHMLVHADGRFEGSVSGGCVESDILATAADVIAGAPFQLKNYGVADAAAWEVGLPCGGEIAVLVQPVSAEGFDPELFDRIAEAQAAGKALSVSTDLASGQSSLRPLEGAAFVNRYDPPRRLLIVGAVQIAQALAGLARELGIATTVIDPRARFLTEERFPGVTLDDRWPDEAVEALDPGLASAVVTLSHDTKIDDPALIAALARPTAYVGALGSRRSHAARRERLAAAGVSQADLDRIDAPVGLDIGAIGPAEIALSVAAAMVAAFNRKD, encoded by the coding sequence ATGCCCGATAACGATACCGTCCTGACCGCCGCGCGCACTTGGAAGGGCGAGCCGCTCGCGCTCGCCACCGTGGTTTCCACCTGGGGTTCGGCACCGCGCCCGCGCGGCAGTCACATGCTGGTCCATGCCGATGGCCGGTTCGAGGGGTCGGTCTCAGGCGGCTGCGTCGAAAGCGACATTCTGGCCACCGCCGCTGACGTAATTGCGGGCGCGCCGTTTCAGCTCAAGAATTACGGCGTCGCCGATGCCGCGGCATGGGAAGTCGGCCTGCCGTGCGGCGGCGAGATTGCGGTGCTGGTCCAGCCCGTGTCGGCCGAGGGCTTCGACCCCGAACTGTTCGACCGTATTGCCGAGGCGCAGGCGGCGGGCAAGGCGCTCAGCGTCTCGACCGATCTCGCCAGCGGGCAAAGCTCGCTGCGTCCGCTCGAAGGGGCGGCGTTCGTCAACCGCTACGACCCGCCACGCCGCTTGCTGATCGTCGGCGCGGTGCAGATCGCCCAGGCGCTGGCGGGGCTGGCGCGCGAGCTTGGCATCGCCACGACGGTGATCGATCCGCGCGCACGCTTTTTGACCGAGGAGCGCTTTCCCGGCGTGACGCTCGATGATCGCTGGCCCGATGAGGCGGTCGAGGCGCTCGATCCCGGCCTCGCCAGCGCCGTTGTGACACTCAGCCACGATACCAAGATCGACGATCCCGCGCTGATCGCCGCGCTCGCGCGTCCGACCGCGTATGTCGGTGCGCTGGGATCGCGCCGCAGCCATGCCGCGCGGCGCGAGCGGCTTGCCGCAGCGGGGGTCTCGCAAGCCGATCTCGACCGAATCGATGCGCCGGTCGGTTTGGATATCGGCGCGATCGGCCCGGCGGAAATCGCATTGTCGGTCGCCGCCGCGATGGTCGCTGCGTTCAACCGCAAGGATTGA
- a CDS encoding nucleotidyltransferase family protein yields the protein MMAPEDCALVLLAAGRSERFGDADKLQEDFLGQPLAFHVVTALEEIPFKARIAVCSNTDLDFDSRGYIAVQNGAPEEGMSGSVVLGVAAARALGCAAVVVALADMPRVTATHIYRLFDAADGPEAVVASSNGVHPTPPALFGAGQFDTLLELEGDAGARDLIRAGRRVIASEAELLDIDRPADLERLRALR from the coding sequence ATGATGGCACCCGAGGATTGCGCGCTGGTACTGCTGGCGGCGGGACGGTCCGAGCGATTCGGCGACGCCGACAAGTTGCAGGAGGACTTCCTGGGACAGCCGCTGGCGTTCCATGTCGTTACCGCGCTCGAGGAAATACCCTTCAAGGCGCGGATTGCGGTCTGTTCGAACACCGATCTCGATTTCGACAGTCGCGGCTACATCGCGGTGCAGAACGGCGCGCCGGAGGAAGGCATGTCCGGTTCGGTCGTGCTCGGGGTCGCGGCGGCACGCGCGCTGGGCTGCGCCGCGGTGGTGGTTGCGCTGGCCGACATGCCGCGCGTGACCGCCACGCATATCTATCGCCTGTTCGATGCCGCTGACGGCCCCGAAGCGGTGGTCGCGTCGAGCAATGGCGTGCACCCGACCCCACCCGCGCTGTTTGGGGCCGGGCAGTTCGACACGCTGCTCGAGCTTGAGGGTGACGCGGGTGCCCGCGATCTGATCCGCGCCGGCCGTCGCGTGATTGCGTCCGAGGCGGAGTTGCTCGATATCGACCGGCCCGCGGATCTGGAGCGGCTGCGCGCCTTGCGTTAA